DNA sequence from the Pungitius pungitius chromosome 16, fPunPun2.1, whole genome shotgun sequence genome:
CCAGGTGTACAgtgaatgttttatttggaCCAATGAGAGAACTTAAAGGCCTGTCCAACTTTTTTATTCCCATCCACAGACTTCATAGCACACAGTTCTTTTTCATTATAACCGGCTCAGGCATTAATCTCCTCCAGAAGTACCCACTGTGCCATCCCGTATTTCActcctttcagtttttttcatgTGTCAAAACTTAAATCCCCCCTTGCACACGTTACCTAGACAGAGTCCCAAGTCCCAAAGGTGCTTTGATTGCAATGAGCTCCCGAGCAAAGGGCTTAACTTTCATGTCTGACTTTTCATCCACATTCTGCCGtttgctgaggaggaggaggcagaaacTCTCTCCTGGTCCAGTAGGTGTGACTGAGCAGCGATTGGAAGCGCGCTCACATCCTGGTGACGTCCACCGAGTCGTGGATGTCGATCACCTGAAAGCCCGGGTTGTCGATGCCCGACTTCTGCTGCCGGCCGTCGCCGTCCTTCTCGAAGCAGCGGACGCAGTGCGGCGTGGTGACCCGCACGCTTTTGGAAAAGTTCGAGAAGTCCACGCGGTACTTCCCCGTCTTGGTGCGCGAGATGATGGGCAGGAAGCTGTACCCCCACTGGATCTCCTGGGGCACGTAGGAGGTCCGGACCTggcaggaggagctggtggacTCGGCCGTCCCGTCCAGAAACACCACCAGCTCAAAGTCCTGTTGGGGGAGGGAGTCCGCCGACAGCTCGTAGAAGGGGCTCGATTGGTCGATGGCGTGGCAGAGGGTCATCGGGCAGACGAAGAACAGGTTGTCCTTCCCGGCGTCCACCACGAAGTCGATGTCCACCTGGTCCAGGATGACGGTGTCCCCGTCCGGCGTGGTCGTGGTCCGGACCAGCTTGCCGTAGATCTGGCTGCCGATCAGCAGGGTCTTGCGCAGGTTGGCCACCCGGATCAGGAGGCACAGGCGCTCCTTGTTGAGGCAGATGACGGCCGTGTCGCTGAAGGTGACGGTCTTGGCCCGGTTTTTGGGCAGGGAGATCTTGGCCAAGATGACGCTGCACATGAAGCAGTTGATGAAGACGCCGATCAGCGACTGCACCACGATCAGCGCCACGGCGCCGGTGCAGTGGCCCGTCAGCGCCCTGCCGCCGTACCCGATGGTGGTCTGGGTCTCCAGCGAGTAGAGGAACGCCGTGGTCAGGCCGTCCATGTTGTCCACGCAGCGGACGTGCCCATCGGTGCGGTTCTGCCCCGTCAGGTCGCCGTTGCTCTTGGCGATCCAGTACCACAGCAGGCTGAAGACGAACCAGCTGCCGATGAACGAGGCCACGAACAGGAGCAGGACGAAGCGCCAGCGGATCTCCACGAAGGTGGTCCAGAAGTCCACCACGTACCCCAGGTGGTTTCGGTATCTGATGTTGCCAAACTCGATGTTGCAGCGCCCGTCTTTGCCGACCAGGCGAGTCTTGCGGCTTCGGTGTCCAGCCGGCTGAATGTGAGCGTGGAGCACCTGGAGCATCCTTGAGCTGGAGAGAACAGGAGGTCAGGACCATGGGGCACGTTCCCAAAACTACAAATCCGCCTCACAGGGCTTCCCGACGTGCACCAGTACTGCTCCATATCGGTGGCCTCTTTTTACAGATTTACGTCTTTGTTTGGCAGAAgtaacacattttcatttgttgcCAATATGAACATTTATCTCACTGCCAATAACTTATGGAGAGTCTGTTTCACAACATGAGAATTAAAGGCATCAACCTCTCTATTCATCGTGAGATTAGTGCGGACCTGCAAAAGGAATAATGCCACTTATTGTGAGCAATGGTTCTTTTGTAGTGTGCAGTTTGAACCACGTAGTCTTAAACACTTAATCTTACATGACAAACTCAAGATTAGcggttaaagaaaataaactccaATAGGACTTTTATTTCgaataaaatgttttagacTAGAACAGACTAGTTTGTTTCCAACCGTCTTAAACAGTTTGTGTCCACATGAGTTGTCACAAAGTCTTCATCGTGTTGGTGTGGGACGAACAAGGAGAACTACATGTGTATTGTTGTAGTTTTTAACGCTATTAAGCCTTTAACGAGGGCTTAAAAGTAGTTTTTAGATTCTTTTAGATGCTTGTTCCTCATCAGTGATAAAGCCACTGTGGTATATTCAGTGAAAAGGTTGAAGTAACTTTTCCTGTAAGCAGCTGAACTCGTCTTGTAGGAACCCACTTTGTTAGATGTCACAACTATTCGGATCGTTGGAGAAGTGAGTCGGACTCCTCAACAGCTCCACACAGCAAgtctaaaaaaaagagagcaaacaATTCATGGAAATCAACCTTagtgagaagcagagagaggtTCCTCGTACCTGAGAGCGGGGCCCGGAGTGAGCGCCGCTGAAGCTCCACACGCCTTCCTCTCAGCCAGTGGAGGCGCTGGAAAGATTTTAATCCACAGTGAAATTCCCTAATCCCAGCCACATGCCACCGGGCCCAGCGGCTCCTCGCCGCCAGCGGAGCCAGCCGGGGGGGGCTCCCAGCGGGCGACTCCCTTCATCACccaagaagccccccccccccctcccctgaccCCTCACGCATAAAAACAGGGTCTAACCACAGCACCGGTGACTTTGGCGGTCGCGGGTGAAGTGGTGAATTCTCCTCAACGTGCGGGAGGTGTaggagggggttggggaggggcaTGCAGCCCCCGGTGCCTTTGTGTGGCAGGAGGTGCATCCACTGAAGGGGGGCAGCACCCATGCTGCTTGTGTTTTGAAGCCCTGAGAACATTTGGGATTTGCGCCGGGCCTCACAAAGAAATCCCTCAATTGCGTTTCCAGTGCCTCACTCCCttcacccctccctcacccccttcacccctccctcacccccttcacccccttcccccctccttcatccctcgctcacccctccctcacccacTACTGCCAGCACACTAGAACCCGCTGGACCGCCTCACATTTGCATCAATAGAACTGCAGGGACAGAATGTCTTTGCCATATAGATGGAGTCTTACCATGATGGGTTATGATCTAAGAGATGAGGTTTTACCATGATGGGTTATGATCTAAGAGATGGGGTTTTACCATGATGGGTTATGATCTAAGACATGAGGTTTTACCATGATGGGTTATGATCTAAGACATGAG
Encoded proteins:
- the LOC119214983 gene encoding ATP-sensitive inward rectifier potassium channel 1-like, whose translation is MLQVLHAHIQPAGHRSRKTRLVGKDGRCNIEFGNIRYRNHLGYVVDFWTTFVEIRWRFVLLLFVASFIGSWFVFSLLWYWIAKSNGDLTGQNRTDGHVRCVDNMDGLTTAFLYSLETQTTIGYGGRALTGHCTGAVALIVVQSLIGVFINCFMCSVILAKISLPKNRAKTVTFSDTAVICLNKERLCLLIRVANLRKTLLIGSQIYGKLVRTTTTPDGDTVILDQVDIDFVVDAGKDNLFFVCPMTLCHAIDQSSPFYELSADSLPQQDFELVVFLDGTAESTSSSCQVRTSYVPQEIQWGYSFLPIISRTKTGKYRVDFSNFSKSVRVTTPHCVRCFEKDGDGRQQKSGIDNPGFQVIDIHDSVDVTRM